A region of Macaca thibetana thibetana isolate TM-01 chromosome 20, ASM2454274v1, whole genome shotgun sequence DNA encodes the following proteins:
- the LOC126944010 gene encoding ubiquitin-conjugating enzyme E2 N-like, which translates to MAGLPHRIIKETQRLLAEPVLGIKTEPDESNARYFHVVTADPQGSPFVGGTFKLELFLPEEYPMAAPKVCFMTKIYQPNVDKLGRICLDILKDKCYPALQILTVLLSIQALLSAPNPDDPLANDVVEQ; encoded by the coding sequence ATGGCCGGGCTGCCCCACAGGATCATCAAGGAAACCCAGCGTTTGCTGGCAGAACCAGTTCTTGGCATCAAAACAGAACCAGATGAGAGCAACGCCCGTTATTTTCATGTGGTCACTGCTGACCCTCAAGGTTCTCCCTTTGTGGGAGGGACTTTTAAACTTGAACTATTCCTTCCTGAAGAATACCCAATGGCAGCCCCTAAAGTATGTTTCATGACCAAAATTTATCAACCGAATGTAGACAAGTTGGGAAGAATATGTTTAGATATTTTGAAAGATAAGTGTTACCCAGCACTACAGATCCTCACAGTTCTGCTATCGATTCAGGCCTTGTTAAGTGCTCCCAATCCAGATGATCCATTAGCAAATGATGTAGTGGAGCAATGA